Sequence from the bacterium genome:
GTATTTGAATCTGCATCCTCTTACCGTGCATAAGTATGCGCGGGAAGGCAAGATCCCTGCATTCAAGATTGGGACTGATTGGCGGTTCCATAAAAAGTATATTGAACGCTGGATCAAGGCGAAAGT
This genomic interval carries:
- a CDS encoding helix-turn-helix domain-containing protein, whose protein sequence is MNLHPLTVHKYAREGKIPAFKIGTDWRFHKKYIERWIKAKVSSNFSGREPKRAALDL